Proteins found in one Cobetia sp. L2A1 genomic segment:
- a CDS encoding YbaN family protein yields the protein MMIFRRMKRICWLGLAWLFFAIGFVGMFLPLLPTTVFMLLALACASRGSPRFARYIREHPQIGPTLVAWEQERAIPLRARIMAVSMLAVSMLIILFTVSVLAVKLSLLVFLTLLAIWLATRPEPKGGRGVASVDSSTPEATAVDTLPRE from the coding sequence ATGATGATCTTCCGGCGCATGAAGCGTATTTGCTGGCTTGGCTTGGCTTGGCTGTTTTTCGCCATCGGCTTTGTCGGGATGTTCTTGCCTCTGCTGCCGACGACCGTATTCATGCTGCTGGCGCTGGCATGTGCCAGCAGAGGCTCTCCCCGCTTCGCGCGTTATATTCGCGAGCATCCCCAGATAGGGCCGACACTGGTTGCCTGGGAGCAAGAACGCGCCATCCCGCTGCGCGCGCGCATCATGGCGGTAAGCATGCTGGCTGTCTCGATGCTGATCATTCTGTTCACGGTATCGGTGCTGGCGGTAAAGCTGTCGTTGCTGGTCTTCCTGACGTTGCTGGCGATATGGCTGGCGACTCGGCCTGAGCCGAAGGGCGGGCGTGGCGTGGCATCCGTGGACAGCAGTACTCCCGAGGCTACCGCTGTCGATACGCTTCCACGTGAATGA
- a CDS encoding glycerate kinase, which translates to MSSSSAPRILLAPDSFKEALAASEAAEAMAVGIRRVLPDAELDLCPLGDGGEGTLAALLAAAIESDPIEARCCQVQDPLGRKVSAQWGWQPGSRTAIVELAEASGLHLLTPDERDARIASTYGVGELILAALDVGAEQLILTLGGSATNDGGSGMLKALGLRLLDAQGEELPPGGAALAQLASLDASGLDARLATLSVAAAVDVDNPLCGPRGATAVFGPQKGANPEQVAELDAALARFARLSAEVLCGDQSTLAGAGAAGGMGYAAAAWLSGALRPGIELVMERLNVTARLSQCDLLITGEGGLDGQSLGGKTPIGAARAAKAAGVPTIVLAGRLGDGWQAAHEEGVGAVFTLCDSAMPLEQALARTPELLADRCEAIMRLWLMARNA; encoded by the coding sequence GTGTCTTCATCATCTGCGCCGAGAATTCTGCTGGCCCCGGATAGCTTCAAGGAAGCATTGGCAGCCAGTGAAGCGGCTGAAGCCATGGCCGTCGGTATACGGCGTGTCTTGCCTGATGCCGAGTTGGATCTCTGCCCATTGGGAGATGGCGGGGAGGGCACGTTGGCCGCACTGTTGGCAGCAGCGATTGAGTCAGACCCTATCGAGGCACGTTGCTGTCAGGTACAGGATCCGCTAGGACGCAAGGTCAGCGCACAGTGGGGGTGGCAGCCGGGTAGCCGCACCGCCATTGTTGAGCTAGCTGAGGCCAGTGGTTTGCACCTGCTGACACCGGACGAACGCGATGCGCGTATCGCCAGCACCTATGGTGTCGGTGAGCTGATTCTGGCTGCGCTGGACGTGGGTGCCGAGCAGTTGATTCTGACGTTGGGTGGCAGCGCGACCAATGATGGCGGCAGCGGCATGCTCAAGGCACTTGGCCTGCGCTTGCTGGATGCTCAAGGCGAGGAATTGCCGCCGGGAGGGGCAGCCTTGGCTCAGCTGGCTAGTCTTGACGCCAGCGGACTGGACGCACGTCTCGCGACGCTCAGTGTTGCGGCCGCGGTCGACGTCGATAATCCGCTGTGTGGTCCGCGTGGGGCTACCGCTGTGTTCGGGCCACAGAAGGGCGCCAATCCAGAGCAGGTGGCAGAGCTTGACGCAGCGCTCGCTCGCTTCGCGCGCTTGAGTGCCGAAGTATTGTGCGGCGACCAATCTACTCTCGCGGGTGCCGGCGCAGCAGGTGGCATGGGCTACGCGGCGGCAGCCTGGTTGTCTGGTGCACTTCGGCCCGGCATTGAGCTGGTGATGGAGCGCCTGAACGTCACTGCGCGACTTTCACAGTGCGATCTTCTGATCACCGGTGAAGGTGGACTCGATGGGCAGAGTCTGGGTGGCAAGACGCCCATTGGGGCCGCGCGTGCAGCCAAGGCCGCTGGTGTGCCGACCATCGTATTGGCAGGGCGTCTGGGTGATGGCTGGCAGGCTGCGCATGAAGAAGGCGTAGGTGCCGTCTTCACCTTATGTGACAGTGCCATGCCATTGGAACAGGCGCTGGCACGTACGCCTGAGCTACTGGCAGACCGTTGTGAGGCCATCATGCGCCTGTGGTTGATGGCGCGTAACGCATAA
- a CDS encoding CvfB family protein, which yields MSAPLAIGQRNTLTITKRVGFGVFVDGGSHGEILLPTPFIPPGSDIGDAVEVFVSLDDEDRLLATTRYPRAMAGEFAALKVVEVNDIGTFLDNGLSKDLLLPYGERKRELKAGQFAMVHVGLDKHSDRMVASMRLDRWLDKVPSEYAAGEEVSGLVAARTELGMKIIINNTHWGLVHHDRIFTRLRIGNRLRLWVLKNDGDGNIDLTPQAPGPAGHQQLADRILASLEASGGVLPLGDKSAPEAVSEAFGASKANFKRALGHLKREGKVSLAPTETRLVKPAE from the coding sequence ATGTCTGCTCCGCTCGCTATCGGCCAGCGCAATACCCTGACGATCACCAAGCGGGTCGGCTTCGGCGTCTTCGTCGATGGCGGTAGTCATGGTGAAATTCTGCTACCGACGCCCTTCATTCCCCCCGGCTCTGACATCGGCGATGCCGTTGAAGTCTTTGTCAGCCTGGATGACGAAGACCGTCTGCTGGCGACCACGCGTTATCCGCGTGCCATGGCCGGTGAATTTGCCGCACTCAAGGTGGTCGAAGTCAATGATATCGGTACCTTCCTCGATAACGGCCTCAGCAAGGACTTGTTGCTGCCCTACGGCGAGCGCAAGCGCGAGTTGAAGGCCGGTCAGTTTGCGATGGTGCACGTCGGACTCGACAAGCACAGTGACCGCATGGTCGCTTCGATGCGTCTTGATCGCTGGTTGGATAAGGTGCCAAGCGAGTATGCCGCAGGCGAGGAAGTCTCAGGACTGGTCGCCGCGCGTACGGAGCTGGGCATGAAGATCATCATCAACAATACCCACTGGGGTCTTGTGCATCACGACCGGATCTTCACACGTCTGCGTATTGGCAATCGTCTGCGCCTGTGGGTATTGAAAAATGATGGTGATGGCAATATTGATCTGACGCCGCAGGCGCCGGGTCCGGCTGGGCATCAGCAGCTGGCGGATCGTATTCTCGCGAGCCTTGAGGCCAGCGGTGGTGTGCTGCCGTTGGGCGACAAGAGCGCGCCTGAAGCCGTCAGCGAAGCCTTTGGCGCCAGCAAGGCTAACTTCAAGCGCGCGTTGGGCCATTTGAAGCGCGAAGGCAAGGTCAGTCTGGCACCGACAGAAACACGTCTGGTGAAGCCAGCTGAGTAA
- a CDS encoding YajQ family cyclic di-GMP-binding protein, with product MPSFDIVSELDKHEVQNAVDQANRELATRFDFKGVTATFALEKEENVNLEAEADFQLRQMIDLLKGRLIARGIDVRCLEEKDPESGGVRARQQLVLRQGLDQANAKKVVKALKDAKLKVQAQIQGEKVRVTGKKRDDLQDAMALLKSDEGIELPLQFNNFRD from the coding sequence ATGCCGTCATTCGATATTGTCTCCGAACTCGATAAACACGAAGTTCAGAACGCCGTCGATCAGGCCAATCGCGAACTCGCGACTCGCTTCGACTTCAAGGGCGTGACTGCCACCTTCGCACTCGAGAAGGAAGAGAACGTCAATCTTGAGGCAGAGGCTGATTTTCAGCTGCGTCAGATGATTGATCTGCTCAAGGGACGTCTGATTGCACGCGGTATCGACGTGCGCTGTCTGGAAGAGAAAGATCCTGAAAGTGGTGGAGTACGTGCCCGCCAGCAGCTGGTGTTGCGCCAGGGGCTCGATCAGGCGAACGCCAAGAAGGTCGTCAAGGCGCTCAAGGATGCCAAGCTCAAGGTGCAGGCGCAGATCCAGGGCGAGAAAGTCCGTGTGACCGGCAAGAAGCGTGATGATCTGCAGGACGCCATGGCATTGCTCAAGAGTGATGAAGGCATTGAGCTGCCGCTGCAGTTCAATAATTTCCGCGACTGA
- a CDS encoding GNAT family N-acetyltransferase, with product MTPILRPAIRADLDALVELEEVSFDSDWFSRRQLSHLILRANARTLVVIQPDEETTSPLQSSSMAADSSNVMAALWPTGSIEQDDATPLRSVLGYGTLLFRRNSQRARLYSFCLHPDARGRGLAQQLLSALECLACEQGCQQLDLEVHTGNAPAIALYERHGFAKYGRLTDYYADGASAWKMRKTLTALVDANAV from the coding sequence ATGACCCCTATTTTGCGTCCTGCCATTCGAGCTGATCTCGATGCTCTTGTAGAGCTAGAGGAAGTGAGCTTTGACAGCGACTGGTTTAGTCGTCGTCAGTTGTCTCACCTCATTCTGCGTGCCAATGCGCGCACGTTGGTGGTCATTCAGCCCGATGAAGAGACAACCTCGCCTCTACAGTCCTCAAGCATGGCGGCGGACTCCAGCAATGTCATGGCTGCCCTGTGGCCGACAGGCAGTATTGAGCAGGATGACGCCACGCCGCTACGTAGTGTGCTGGGTTACGGCACCTTGCTGTTTCGACGCAATTCACAGCGGGCACGGCTCTACTCCTTTTGCTTGCATCCCGATGCACGAGGGCGTGGCCTGGCGCAACAGTTGCTGAGTGCGCTTGAATGCCTGGCCTGTGAACAGGGTTGTCAGCAGCTGGATCTTGAGGTGCATACCGGTAATGCGCCTGCGATCGCGCTCTATGAGCGGCATGGCTTTGCCAAATACGGTCGTCTGACGGATTACTATGCAGACGGCGCTTCGGCCTGGAAGATGCGCAAGACGCTGACGGCACTTGTCGATGCCAACGCCGTCTGA
- a CDS encoding RimK family protein — translation MSRLRIVVDRVSDWRAFYPSDDVVSAHDFLSELSNDAPTVATGDDAPQPATHVINLCGGLDYLGIGYYVSLLAQARGQKALPTVETLNLLSRKSLIDMELGGIRVLLEELTRKGSLPAPSHLPLVDGKRPRIDLLLAFGESDDSALSRLGRKLFERLPCPLLEVRLEARGDTWTLKRIRPQSLSHLAKRDEDRFAQAINRHSRKVWRTPKARHHYRFDLAMLVDPDEALPPSNRTALKHFIREGRRLGIDVSLITRRDEGRLAEFDGLFIRETTSLDHHTYRMAKRAEHEGLVVMDDSQSILRCTNKVFLHELLKARGLSAPQGRLIHRGELRQLAERGQHMRYPLVMKVPDGAFSRGIVKIEGPEALVREAEILFHDSALLLLQEWLPTEFDWRIGVLDGKVLYASRYYMARGHWQIYDHSGNRTRSGGFATVDPSEVPPAIIKAALKATRLIGDGLYGVDLKQLEDRVVVIEVNDNPNLDAGVEDMVLGRELYRRVMEVFLVRMQARRQPVLG, via the coding sequence ATGTCACGTCTGCGTATTGTGGTTGACCGTGTTTCCGACTGGCGCGCTTTCTATCCCAGTGACGATGTCGTCAGTGCGCATGACTTCCTCTCAGAGCTCTCCAATGATGCACCCACCGTAGCGACTGGTGACGATGCGCCGCAGCCTGCGACTCATGTCATCAACCTGTGCGGCGGACTCGACTATCTGGGTATCGGCTATTATGTCTCGCTGCTGGCACAGGCGCGCGGGCAAAAAGCGCTGCCGACTGTCGAAACCCTAAACCTGCTGTCGCGCAAGTCATTGATCGACATGGAGCTAGGCGGCATCCGTGTGCTGCTGGAAGAACTCACGCGTAAAGGTTCATTACCAGCACCGAGTCACCTGCCGCTTGTCGATGGCAAGCGTCCGCGTATTGATCTGTTGTTGGCCTTTGGGGAAAGCGATGATTCCGCGCTGTCACGTCTTGGCCGCAAGCTGTTCGAACGCCTGCCCTGCCCGCTGCTGGAGGTACGCCTTGAAGCACGTGGCGATACCTGGACACTCAAGCGTATTCGCCCTCAATCACTGAGCCATCTGGCAAAACGTGACGAGGACCGATTTGCTCAGGCCATCAACCGCCACTCACGCAAGGTCTGGCGGACGCCCAAAGCACGTCATCACTATCGCTTTGATCTGGCAATGCTGGTCGATCCAGACGAAGCGCTACCGCCGTCAAATCGTACCGCGCTGAAGCACTTCATTCGTGAAGGGCGTCGACTGGGTATTGATGTCAGCCTGATTACGCGCCGTGACGAAGGGCGTTTGGCTGAATTCGATGGCCTGTTCATTCGCGAGACAACCAGCCTCGACCATCACACCTATCGTATGGCCAAGCGTGCCGAGCATGAGGGGCTGGTGGTGATGGATGATAGTCAATCAATCCTGCGCTGCACCAACAAGGTCTTCCTGCATGAGCTACTCAAGGCACGTGGTCTGAGTGCACCACAGGGTCGCCTGATTCATCGCGGCGAACTACGCCAACTGGCTGAGCGTGGCCAGCACATGCGCTACCCGCTGGTAATGAAGGTGCCAGATGGCGCCTTTTCGCGTGGCATCGTCAAGATTGAGGGGCCGGAAGCACTGGTGCGCGAAGCAGAGATTCTATTCCATGATTCCGCGTTGCTGCTGCTGCAGGAATGGCTGCCAACGGAATTCGATTGGCGCATCGGTGTGCTCGACGGCAAGGTGCTGTATGCCAGTCGTTACTATATGGCCCGTGGCCATTGGCAAATTTACGATCACAGCGGTAACCGGACTCGCTCCGGAGGCTTTGCCACGGTAGACCCGAGTGAGGTGCCGCCCGCGATCATCAAGGCTGCGCTTAAGGCGACACGCCTGATCGGTGATGGCCTCTATGGTGTCGATCTCAAGCAGCTGGAAGACCGGGTGGTGGTGATTGAGGTCAACGACAACCCGAACCTGGATGCAGGCGTTGAGGATATGGTGCTGGGCCGCGAGCTTTATCGTCGCGTGATGGAAGTCTTCCTGGTGCGCATGCAGGCGCGCCGCCAGCCCGTACTTGGCTAA
- a CDS encoding glycine betaine ABC transporter substrate-binding protein has product MIKRALFGLLGAVALSAALGQAQASDDRKVILGTNNWAENVAVANMWKLLLDTRGYDVELKSIGKSVLFAGLATRDIDVTLELWLPTSDAPFLAPYDDDIEVHDIWYRGTGLGLVVPSYVDIDSIADLKGREDEFAYKGRPTVLGIDAGSAIAALTDDAIDRYELDMKQVNSSEPAMMSALSDAYSRQAPMLVTLWNPHWAFAKYDLKYLKDPEGIYGDNEDIHWMSRLAFGEDFPKITRALNAWEMSDEELATLMAGIESRGDPVEGAQAWIDEHPAQIERWLTAGGL; this is encoded by the coding sequence ATGATCAAGAGAGCATTATTCGGCCTGCTAGGCGCTGTCGCATTGAGTGCGGCGCTTGGTCAAGCGCAAGCCTCTGATGACCGTAAGGTGATTCTCGGTACCAATAATTGGGCTGAGAATGTGGCTGTCGCCAATATGTGGAAACTGCTGCTAGACACGCGAGGCTATGACGTCGAACTGAAGTCCATTGGCAAGAGTGTCTTGTTTGCCGGGCTTGCAACTCGTGATATCGATGTCACGCTGGAGTTGTGGCTACCTACGTCAGATGCACCGTTTCTAGCGCCCTATGATGACGATATTGAAGTTCACGACATCTGGTACCGCGGTACTGGGCTTGGGTTGGTAGTGCCAAGCTATGTGGATATTGATTCCATTGCAGACCTCAAGGGGCGTGAAGATGAATTTGCCTACAAGGGTCGGCCAACGGTGCTAGGCATCGATGCCGGGTCTGCCATTGCTGCCTTGACCGATGATGCGATTGATCGCTATGAACTCGATATGAAGCAGGTCAATTCCTCGGAGCCCGCGATGATGTCGGCATTGAGTGATGCATATTCACGTCAGGCGCCGATGCTCGTGACGCTATGGAATCCTCATTGGGCATTCGCCAAATACGACCTCAAGTATCTGAAAGACCCTGAAGGTATTTACGGCGATAATGAAGATATCCATTGGATGTCGCGCCTCGCGTTTGGCGAGGACTTTCCGAAGATCACACGGGCCTTGAATGCATGGGAAATGAGTGATGAAGAACTTGCCACACTGATGGCAGGGATCGAATCACGTGGTGACCCGGTGGAGGGCGCGCAGGCTTGGATTGATGAGCACCCTGCACAGATTGAACGCTGGTTGACGGCAGGTGGCCTCTGA
- a CDS encoding DUF2797 domain-containing protein — protein MGQLTLDATLKASEDQAQHTVSHAESRTLSGNLAKMSIEPSGEPVVIDTSPEAVAGLRERVEANYALRLGDKRQPLNAYLGQPIRLTFSGQIHCTHCGRKTKKSFAQGHCYPCFRKLPQCDGCIMKPETCHFAEGTCRDPEWGEQFCFQPHIVYLANSSGLKVGITRATQMPTRWFDQGAIQALPIVEVSNRLQSGLVEVLFKQAVNDRTNWRAMLKGDVAELDLEAERDQLLAQMEDGLAALQVHCGEGAIRVLRTTPLAFDFPVRTAPTKVTSFNFDKTPVVEGVLEGLKGQYLILDTGVINLRKFTGYEIEVTLGE, from the coding sequence GTGGGTCAATTGACACTCGACGCTACGCTGAAGGCCAGTGAAGATCAGGCCCAGCATACTGTCAGCCACGCTGAGTCTCGTACGCTGAGCGGTAATCTTGCCAAGATGTCGATAGAGCCATCCGGTGAGCCTGTCGTGATTGACACTTCGCCCGAGGCCGTTGCTGGACTGCGTGAGCGTGTAGAGGCCAACTATGCGTTGCGTCTTGGCGATAAGCGTCAGCCACTGAATGCCTATCTAGGCCAGCCGATACGTCTGACCTTCAGCGGTCAGATTCACTGTACACACTGCGGTCGCAAGACCAAGAAGAGCTTCGCGCAGGGCCATTGCTATCCCTGTTTTCGCAAGCTGCCGCAGTGCGATGGCTGCATCATGAAGCCAGAAACCTGCCACTTCGCCGAGGGCACCTGTCGTGACCCGGAGTGGGGCGAGCAGTTCTGTTTCCAGCCGCACATCGTTTATCTCGCCAATTCTTCGGGGCTCAAGGTCGGCATTACGCGTGCGACTCAGATGCCGACTCGCTGGTTTGATCAGGGCGCCATTCAGGCGCTACCGATTGTCGAGGTGTCCAACCGGCTGCAGTCTGGGCTGGTAGAGGTATTGTTCAAGCAGGCGGTCAATGACAGAACCAACTGGCGCGCAATGCTGAAAGGCGATGTGGCTGAGCTGGATCTGGAAGCCGAGCGTGATCAACTCCTCGCACAGATGGAAGACGGGCTGGCGGCACTGCAGGTGCATTGTGGTGAGGGTGCCATTCGCGTATTGAGAACGACGCCGCTGGCGTTTGATTTCCCGGTACGTACTGCGCCCACCAAGGTCACGTCATTCAACTTCGACAAGACACCGGTCGTGGAAGGTGTGCTCGAGGGTCTCAAGGGACAGTACCTGATTCTCGACACTGGCGTGATCAACCTGCGCAAGTTCACCGGCTATGAGATTGAGGTCACGCTGGGCGAGTAA
- a CDS encoding YeaC family protein, producing MSNMTFDGMVGQMTPAIYESLKQSMQLRKWPDGRVLTPEQVALCMEAVIKYEVHNNVTPESRVGFIDNGTCGPRDETAEDKAVKDEPEQIKWVN from the coding sequence ATGAGCAACATGACCTTTGACGGCATGGTGGGACAGATGACGCCCGCTATCTATGAGAGCCTCAAACAATCCATGCAGCTGCGGAAGTGGCCGGATGGACGAGTGCTGACGCCAGAGCAGGTTGCGCTGTGCATGGAAGCGGTTATCAAGTATGAAGTGCACAACAATGTAACGCCTGAGTCCCGTGTCGGCTTCATCGATAACGGTACCTGTGGTCCGCGTGACGAGACTGCTGAGGACAAGGCTGTCAAGGATGAGCCGGAGCAGATCAAGTGGGTCAATTGA
- a CDS encoding rhomboid family intramembrane serine protease, whose product MFKVLTLPEAFDSLPLREALWAEGIGHQITHDAPASPDSGEAKQVLWLADPEKLSVVVAMLERHSNGESLRDGGATPVSVHGVNPAGLWQLIRLTPLTWLVGLACCLTVLAQYSLGQAAVFQWLAIVPFELIGTQHIRPETLSATLSGEWWRLWSPSLMHFGVLHLVFNLLWLWVFGRQIEAIDGPWRFALVLLISGIAANLAQYAVGSVLFGGLSGIDFAVIGYVFIAARRRPALGYQIQRSLMIFMLIYLVLCMTPLSNAIGLGDIANEAHLGGLISGLVLGLLLPRRMRQKAN is encoded by the coding sequence ATGTTCAAGGTTCTGACGTTGCCAGAGGCGTTCGATAGCCTCCCATTGCGTGAAGCGCTATGGGCTGAGGGTATCGGTCATCAAATCACTCACGATGCGCCTGCCTCGCCAGATTCTGGCGAGGCAAAGCAAGTACTATGGCTGGCAGACCCTGAGAAGCTGTCAGTCGTGGTGGCCATGTTGGAGCGCCACTCGAACGGGGAGTCGCTGCGAGATGGTGGTGCTACGCCTGTGAGCGTGCATGGCGTGAATCCCGCTGGGCTCTGGCAACTCATACGTCTGACGCCATTGACCTGGCTTGTCGGCCTGGCTTGCTGCCTTACCGTGCTGGCACAGTATTCCCTCGGTCAGGCGGCAGTGTTCCAGTGGCTGGCGATCGTACCCTTTGAATTGATCGGTACACAGCATATCCGCCCCGAGACATTGTCAGCGACATTATCCGGTGAGTGGTGGCGGCTGTGGTCACCCTCGCTGATGCATTTTGGTGTGTTGCATCTGGTCTTCAATTTGCTGTGGCTATGGGTCTTTGGCCGTCAGATCGAAGCCATTGATGGTCCTTGGCGTTTTGCATTGGTGCTCTTGATCAGCGGCATTGCAGCCAATCTGGCGCAGTACGCGGTCGGCAGTGTGCTGTTCGGGGGGCTCTCCGGCATCGATTTTGCCGTTATTGGTTATGTGTTCATTGCTGCCCGTCGCCGTCCGGCGCTGGGTTACCAGATCCAGCGTTCGTTGATGATCTTCATGCTTATCTATCTTGTGCTGTGCATGACGCCGCTTTCGAATGCTATCGGGCTAGGTGATATTGCCAACGAAGCGCACCTGGGTGGTTTGATATCTGGCCTGGTGCTTGGCTTGCTGTTGCCAAGGCGCATGCGGCAGAAAGCGAATTAG
- a CDS encoding metallophosphoesterase codes for MNEFVTPQDGYDLIGDVHGCGATLATLLETLGYHLIDGVYRHPTRKVIFLGDIIDRGPRIRLAVQLASRMVDAGEALIVMGNHEYNALAYCRRGRQQKGEEHRSFLRPHTSRHNRIIRETLEQYQHHPDEWDEALRWFMRMPLCLDLPPLAPGKSGLRVVHACWDEPLVRAFLERCPDGRIDEDFLHDSIDSSSFAWRVLERLTRGASLRLPEGVEIHSGDGFTRRSFRTHFWAREPRTYGDVVFQPDNLPGELESRWLSDDELANLPYYGVEQPPLFLGHYWCEGLPALPAPNIACLDYSAVKFGRLVAYRFSGEATLDAENFVWVPVPREPSRRPLPEELPADALSSQEYTEGQGSDKPVE; via the coding sequence ATGAATGAGTTTGTGACGCCACAAGATGGCTATGATCTGATCGGTGATGTGCATGGCTGCGGCGCGACCCTGGCGACGTTGTTGGAGACGCTCGGCTATCATCTGATCGATGGTGTTTATCGTCATCCGACACGCAAGGTGATCTTCCTTGGCGATATCATCGATCGCGGCCCGCGCATCAGGTTGGCGGTTCAGTTGGCCAGTCGCATGGTCGATGCCGGAGAGGCGCTGATCGTGATGGGGAATCACGAGTACAACGCACTGGCTTATTGTCGGCGTGGGCGTCAGCAGAAGGGCGAGGAGCACCGCAGCTTCTTGCGGCCGCATACGTCACGGCATAATCGCATCATTCGCGAAACGCTGGAGCAGTATCAGCATCATCCCGATGAGTGGGACGAGGCGCTGCGCTGGTTCATGCGTATGCCGCTGTGTCTTGACCTGCCGCCGCTGGCGCCTGGCAAGAGCGGCCTGCGAGTGGTGCATGCCTGCTGGGATGAGCCGTTGGTGCGCGCTTTTCTTGAGCGCTGTCCTGATGGACGCATCGATGAGGATTTTCTACACGATTCCATTGATTCCAGCAGCTTTGCCTGGCGAGTACTGGAGCGACTGACACGTGGCGCGAGTCTGCGTTTGCCGGAAGGTGTCGAAATTCACTCCGGCGATGGCTTCACGCGACGTAGCTTCCGTACCCATTTCTGGGCGCGTGAACCGCGCACCTATGGTGATGTCGTCTTTCAGCCGGATAATCTTCCGGGCGAACTGGAATCCCGCTGGCTGAGTGATGACGAACTTGCCAATCTCCCCTATTACGGAGTGGAGCAACCGCCATTGTTCTTGGGGCATTACTGGTGCGAGGGCCTACCGGCGCTACCTGCACCTAACATCGCCTGTCTGGATTACAGCGCCGTCAAGTTCGGCCGATTGGTGGCCTATCGCTTTAGTGGTGAGGCAACCTTGGATGCTGAAAACTTCGTTTGGGTACCGGTGCCACGTGAACCCTCGCGGCGGCCACTGCCTGAGGAGCTACCTGCTGATGCACTATCGAGTCAGGAGTACACTGAGGGCCAGGGTAGTGATAAGCCTGTAGAGTAA
- a CDS encoding NAD(+) kinase: MEQKFNTIGVIGRLGSAQVVDTLKRLIRFLDARGLAMVIEERTATLLLDHGLEVASRRQMGERCDLVIVVGGDGSLLGAARALCRSGTPVLGVNRGRLGFLTDIRPDELEQKVEEVLGGQYLSEQRFLLEAEVFRDNEKIGAADGLNDVVLHPGKAARMIEFELFIDGQFVYSQRSDGLIVATPTGSTAYALSGGGPIVHPRLEAITLVPMFPHTLSSRPIVIDAASEITLHISASNSTYPHISCDGQTQVVAKPGDVLKIRRKRERLTLIHPLEHNYFEICRTKLGWSNRLGE; this comes from the coding sequence ATGGAGCAGAAATTCAATACGATCGGTGTGATCGGTCGGCTGGGCAGTGCTCAGGTGGTCGACACGCTCAAGCGCCTGATTCGCTTTCTGGATGCCCGTGGGCTCGCCATGGTGATCGAAGAGCGTACCGCTACGCTGTTATTGGACCATGGTTTGGAAGTGGCCAGCCGTCGTCAGATGGGTGAGCGCTGTGATCTGGTGATTGTCGTCGGTGGTGATGGCAGCCTGCTGGGCGCCGCGCGCGCGCTCTGTCGTAGTGGCACCCCAGTACTGGGTGTCAATCGAGGCCGGCTAGGCTTTCTCACGGATATTCGGCCCGATGAGCTGGAGCAGAAAGTTGAAGAGGTGCTGGGTGGTCAATATCTCAGTGAGCAGCGCTTCTTGCTCGAGGCAGAAGTCTTCCGTGATAACGAGAAGATTGGCGCCGCAGATGGCCTGAACGATGTCGTGCTACATCCGGGCAAGGCTGCGCGCATGATCGAGTTTGAGCTGTTCATCGACGGGCAGTTTGTCTATTCCCAGCGCTCGGATGGGCTGATTGTCGCGACCCCGACGGGGTCAACTGCCTATGCGCTGTCCGGTGGTGGCCCGATCGTCCATCCTCGCCTTGAGGCGATTACGCTGGTGCCGATGTTCCCGCATACGCTATCTAGCCGGCCGATTGTCATCGACGCGGCCAGTGAGATAACACTGCATATCAGTGCCAGCAACTCGACGTATCCGCATATCAGCTGTGATGGTCAGACGCAGGTAGTCGCCAAACCCGGAGATGTGCTCAAGATTCGTCGCAAGCGTGAGCGTTTGACGCTGATTCACCCACTGGAGCACAACTATTTCGAGATCTGTCGTACCAAGCTCGGCTGGAGCAACCGCCTCGGCGAATGA